In Alteribacillus bidgolensis, a genomic segment contains:
- a CDS encoding multicopper oxidase family protein yields the protein MNWEQRVSMPDVTIAPYQRGNNTRYFKLIAEPIHHNILSDIMLEALGYNGTTPGPLIVMEQGEWIQLEVENRLDEPTSLHVHGLSKPNSQDGIPEIEPTPFIQPGESYIYQFQAWQEGSFFYHAGPVLQVTQGLIGAFIVLPRQENIHPFCLPDRDYILLIQQWQIEQPELGEVFPGTYKPNKFAQQPNFFTINGKAFPETSPMYTKYGERIRLRFINKTNASHSMHTHGHDFHVVSVDGFPRTTMDDTISVASGQRWDVEFYANNPGVWPINGTKTFHQTNNGKTPGGMITRLQYV from the coding sequence ATGAACTGGGAGCAAAGAGTATCAATGCCTGATGTAACAATCGCTCCTTATCAAAGGGGTAACAATACGAGATATTTTAAGTTAATTGCAGAGCCAATTCACCACAACATTTTGTCAGATATAATGCTCGAAGCATTAGGTTATAACGGTACTACTCCGGGTCCGCTCATTGTTATGGAACAAGGAGAGTGGATCCAACTGGAAGTAGAAAACCGATTAGACGAACCGACCTCTCTTCATGTTCACGGCTTATCTAAACCTAATTCACAGGACGGCATACCTGAGATTGAACCTACGCCTTTTATTCAACCGGGAGAATCGTATATCTACCAGTTTCAAGCATGGCAGGAAGGTTCATTTTTTTATCATGCCGGCCCTGTTCTCCAAGTTACACAGGGGCTTATAGGAGCTTTTATTGTCTTGCCGAGACAGGAAAACATCCATCCCTTTTGTCTTCCAGATCGTGATTACATTTTGTTGATCCAGCAGTGGCAGATTGAGCAGCCGGAACTAGGAGAGGTATTTCCAGGTACCTATAAGCCAAATAAATTTGCACAACAACCTAATTTTTTCACTATAAATGGGAAAGCTTTCCCGGAAACATCTCCTATGTATACGAAATATGGAGAAAGGATAAGACTTCGCTTCATTAATAAAACAAACGCTTCCCATTCCATGCATACTCATGGGCATGATTTCCATGTAGTGTCAGTAGATGGATTTCCTAGAACGACCATGGACGATACAATAAGTGTTGCCTCTGGCCAAAGGTGGGATGTCGAATTTTACGCGAACAATCCTGGAGTGTGGCCGATTAACGGTACGAAAACATTCCATCAAACAAATAACGGTAAAACCCCGGGTGGGATGATCACAAGACTACAATATGTTTAA
- a CDS encoding class I SAM-dependent methyltransferase has product MSTLFSKIYDPIMRPLEKMRMGNIRERLVSQQEGVILEVGSGTGANFSYYKNAEKVVAIEPDSSMRNQSFPKVKNAHVPVELVDASGEHLPFDDNTFDTAIGTLVLCTIPNPNRALQEIRRVCKPGAPILFLEHVRVDRPLLGRLQDWLTPFWKRLCDGCHLNRRTLDLIKQNGFRVERIDKYYKDIFLAVDARNEK; this is encoded by the coding sequence ATGAGCACGTTGTTTTCTAAAATATACGATCCGATTATGAGACCACTTGAAAAAATGCGAATGGGAAACATTCGCGAGCGTTTAGTTTCCCAACAAGAAGGAGTGATATTGGAGGTTGGGTCGGGGACAGGAGCCAATTTTTCCTACTATAAAAACGCAGAAAAAGTTGTAGCAATAGAACCAGATTCATCGATGAGAAACCAGTCGTTTCCCAAAGTGAAAAATGCTCATGTTCCTGTAGAACTGGTGGATGCTTCTGGTGAACATTTACCCTTTGATGACAATACCTTTGACACTGCTATTGGAACGTTAGTTCTCTGTACCATTCCCAATCCGAATCGTGCCCTGCAGGAAATCCGGCGTGTATGTAAACCCGGGGCCCCTATTTTGTTTTTAGAACATGTCAGAGTAGATCGCCCACTTCTCGGTCGTTTACAGGATTGGCTCACACCATTTTGGAAAAGACTGTGTGATGGCTGTCATTTAAACCGCCGTACGCTTGACCTGATAAAACAAAATGGTTTTCGAGTGGAACGAATCGACAAATATTATAAAGATATTTTTCTTGCAGTTGACGCGAGAAATGAAAAATAA
- a CDS encoding APC family permease: MENYKKNSLTLTSAVALGTAVMIGAGIFALLGQVAELSGAFFPITFLLGTIVTGFSAYSYVQMSHTYPDAGGIGMFFVKAYGKGTITAVASLLMAVTMVINQSLVARTFGTYTLQLFNIDNNTFLVPALGVLLLAFAFIINITNNRIIGSFSFVMSALKIGGIALFAIAGLWVANFSLGITGTSESDPTIVSHIAGIALTILAFKGFTTITNSGSEIVNPHKNIGRAIIISILICAVIYGLVAWAVSSNLSISEIIQARDYALAEAARPAFGSYGVWFTVLIAIIATVSGVIASIFAVSRMLAMLSDMQLIPHKHFGMPGNIQKHTLVYTVVIAITLTVFFDLSRIASMGAILYLVMDIMFHWGVLRHLRKEIKANAYVIGTAIMLDVIVLGGFLWIKINSDLLVVIISLIMFLLIFVGEKYFLTAHPPKHDHSSMHH; the protein is encoded by the coding sequence ATGGAAAACTACAAAAAAAACAGTCTAACACTTACGAGTGCTGTTGCTTTAGGGACGGCAGTCATGATCGGAGCAGGCATTTTTGCTCTCTTAGGTCAGGTGGCTGAATTATCAGGAGCTTTTTTTCCCATTACTTTTCTTTTAGGTACTATCGTGACTGGGTTTAGTGCCTACTCTTATGTGCAAATGTCTCATACGTATCCGGATGCCGGAGGGATAGGTATGTTTTTCGTGAAGGCTTATGGGAAAGGCACCATAACAGCTGTGGCTTCTCTTTTGATGGCTGTAACAATGGTCATTAACCAGAGTTTAGTTGCACGTACGTTTGGCACCTATACCTTACAGCTTTTTAATATAGACAACAACACGTTTCTAGTTCCTGCTCTAGGTGTCTTGCTGCTGGCATTTGCTTTTATCATTAATATCACCAATAACCGAATCATTGGATCGTTCTCTTTTGTCATGTCAGCCCTTAAAATCGGCGGTATTGCTCTTTTTGCCATTGCCGGCTTATGGGTTGCCAACTTCTCTTTAGGTATAACTGGTACTAGTGAATCTGATCCAACAATCGTAAGCCATATTGCAGGTATAGCTTTAACCATTTTAGCTTTTAAAGGCTTCACCACCATAACCAATAGTGGATCAGAAATTGTAAATCCGCATAAGAACATTGGACGAGCCATCATTATCTCGATACTCATTTGTGCAGTCATCTATGGCCTGGTAGCTTGGGCTGTCTCCAGTAACCTCTCCATAAGTGAAATCATTCAAGCCAGGGATTATGCATTGGCTGAAGCAGCACGACCGGCATTTGGTTCCTATGGAGTATGGTTTACCGTGCTTATCGCCATTATTGCGACCGTTTCTGGCGTCATCGCCAGTATTTTTGCCGTGTCTCGTATGTTAGCCATGTTGTCCGATATGCAACTTATTCCCCATAAACACTTTGGGATGCCGGGAAACATTCAAAAACACACGCTTGTTTATACTGTAGTGATAGCCATCACGTTGACTGTATTTTTTGACTTAAGCCGAATTGCATCCATGGGAGCCATTCTATACTTGGTGATGGATATTATGTTTCACTGGGGAGTGTTACGTCACTTACGAAAGGAGATCAAAGCAAACGCTTATGTGATAGGAACAGCCATTATGTTGGACGTCATCGTGTTAGGTGGATTTCTTTGGATTAAAATAAACTCTGATTTATTAGTCGTTATTATTTCTCTCATTATGTTTTTGCTTATTTTCGTTGGAGAAAAGTACTTTTTAACCGCCCATCCTCCTAAACATGACCATTCATCGATGCATCACTAA
- a CDS encoding four-helix bundle copper-binding protein: MSVMTYEECIKECLNCMEQCNRCFNDCLNEDNIKMMAECIRLDRECADICAFAAKAMQSNSPFAKQICSLCADICQACGDECAKHDEKHCQDCAEACHRCAKVCREMATA, encoded by the coding sequence ATGAGTGTCATGACTTACGAAGAGTGTATTAAGGAATGTCTAAACTGTATGGAGCAGTGTAACCGGTGTTTTAATGACTGCTTGAACGAAGACAATATAAAAATGATGGCGGAGTGTATCCGACTCGACCGGGAGTGCGCAGACATCTGTGCTTTTGCTGCGAAAGCGATGCAGAGCAACAGTCCATTTGCCAAACAAATCTGCAGCTTGTGTGCTGACATTTGCCAGGCTTGCGGAGATGAATGTGCTAAGCATGATGAAAAGCATTGCCAAGACTGCGCAGAAGCATGTCACCGTTGTGCAAAAGTGTGCCGTGAGATGGCAACAGCTTAA